From Callithrix jacchus isolate 240 chromosome 3, calJac240_pri, whole genome shotgun sequence, a single genomic window includes:
- the OPRPN gene encoding opiorphin prepropeptide gives MKLTFLLGLLALTSCFTPSESQRFPGRPYLSGQLPPPPPYKPRWVPLSPPPSYGSRFNSPLSLLLVRGRVPPSSFSQFSQMVILSQLFPLKPIGQPRLFPSYPNLHFPLRPYYVGPFRISKPPFPPIPFYLAIYQPISNPKPQINTTTADTTITTNPPTTTAATSNTSTKHTMTVTSSIVPISSTPEPAASTSAATPTAPTENTTQILTNPPHTVLLSATVPVTTSNQTTFSSTILKSFWQKLFDIFG, from the coding sequence CCCAGTGAGAGTCAAAGATTCCCTGGAAGACCATATCTATCCGGCCAgctgccaccacctccaccttACAAGCCAAGATGGGTTCCACTAAGTCCCCCACCTTCCTATGGCTCAAGATTTAATTCACCACTTTCTCTTCTCCTTGTTCGAGGGCGAGTTCCACCATCTTCTTTTTCTCAGTTTAGCCAAATGGTCATTCTATCTCAACTCTTTCCTTTGAAACCTATTGGACAACCTCGACTCTTTCCGAGTTATCCAAACCTACATTTCCCACTAAGACCTTACTATGTAGGACCTTTTAGGATATCAAAACCCCCATTTCCTCCTATTCCTTTTTATCTTGCTATTTACCAGCCCATCTCTAACCCTAAACCCCAAATAAATACCACCACCGCAGATACCACAATCACCACAAACCCGCCTACCACCACAGCAGCAACCTCCAACACatccacaaaacatacaatgACAGTCACCTCTTCAATAGTACCCATCTCTTCAACACCAGAGCCTGCTGCCTCCACATCAGCAGCAACCCCCACAGCACCTACTGAAAATACTACTCAAATTCTCACCAACCCTCCTCACACTGTATTGCTCAGTGCCACTGTCCCAGTTACGACTTCCAACCAAACTACATTCAGCAGCACAATCCTTAAAAGTTTTTGGCAAAAACTTTTTGACATTTTTGGTTGA